The following coding sequences lie in one Candidatus Nitrospira allomarina genomic window:
- a CDS encoding EAL domain-containing protein: protein MSTLSTHTVRSSIFAKYQPIIDLTTNRIVGCEALARWRADGGREISIEPVIDEFESQEDLALELTTCMFACLKADLGTLLLEHPTFSVSVNLPPIVMGKNKILPVLEKLGLIPHLPQLTGEITERQALNEKGRDAIRLARQLGAKVAIDDFGTGHSGLQQLIDLEVDTLKIDQSFIQQLGTNVAAERLVRGIAALATILKVDIVAEGIETPEQADFLRAIGIEKGQGWLWAKALDAHELYAWLD, encoded by the coding sequence ATGTCTACTCTTTCTACTCATACCGTTCGGTCTTCCATTTTCGCTAAGTATCAACCGATCATTGATCTCACCACAAATCGTATCGTTGGCTGTGAAGCCCTTGCCCGGTGGCGAGCGGATGGCGGACGTGAGATCAGTATAGAACCCGTCATTGACGAGTTCGAATCGCAGGAAGACTTAGCCTTAGAGTTAACCACCTGTATGTTTGCCTGTCTTAAAGCGGATTTAGGCACCCTGCTGCTCGAACATCCCACGTTTTCAGTAAGCGTGAATTTGCCCCCCATTGTGATGGGGAAAAACAAGATCTTGCCGGTGCTGGAAAAATTAGGTTTGATACCCCATCTCCCACAGCTCACCGGGGAAATCACTGAACGGCAAGCACTCAATGAGAAAGGCCGGGATGCCATCCGCCTGGCTCGGCAATTGGGTGCCAAAGTGGCCATTGATGACTTCGGCACCGGGCATTCAGGACTGCAACAACTCATTGACTTGGAAGTGGATACCCTTAAAATTGACCAATCCTTTATTCAGCAGTTGGGAACCAATGTTGCGGCGGAACGTCTGGTGCGTGGGATTGCAGCCTTGGCCACTATTCTCAAGGTGGATATTGTTGCCGAGGGCATTGAGACCCCGGAACAAGCGGACTTTCTTCGGGCTATCGGGATTGAAAAGGGGCAAGGGTGGTTGTGGGCGAAAGCCCTTGACGCCCATGAATTGTATGCGTGGTTGGACTAG
- a CDS encoding c-type cytochrome translates to MVRTGLSAWRLPVLLLALLIVVLFSPFQLAFAGGAEGNPVKVTDVTHGDPAAKFLHRGTLPSVDDVPAGPKGEAIRYGFELIVHTQQHLKEYVGNSLTCQNCHLGAGRTPHAAPFVGLYSLYPIYRTKNDKVTTLEMRINSCFRRSMNGKPLPYDSKEMTALVSYMAWLSEGIPVGIEIPERGFPRIEPTRPPDPTQGKKLFTAKCAVCHGLHSEDTAVAPHLWGPYSFNNGAGMARIPTLAAFIRHNMPRDQGDTLTKDEAYDLAAFILSQPRPDFPDRIHDYPKGHDPDKAPLF, encoded by the coding sequence ATGGTCCGCACAGGTCTTTCTGCATGGAGACTTCCTGTCCTTCTCCTTGCTCTTTTAATCGTGGTGCTTTTTTCGCCATTCCAATTGGCCTTTGCAGGTGGAGCTGAAGGCAATCCTGTGAAGGTGACGGATGTCACCCACGGAGATCCCGCCGCGAAGTTCTTACACAGGGGTACTCTTCCATCGGTCGATGATGTTCCTGCAGGCCCAAAGGGCGAGGCCATTCGGTACGGATTTGAACTTATTGTCCACACGCAGCAGCATTTAAAAGAGTATGTCGGAAACAGTCTGACATGTCAGAATTGCCACCTTGGTGCCGGGCGAACTCCCCATGCCGCCCCCTTCGTAGGGCTGTATTCCCTATATCCCATCTATCGAACAAAGAATGACAAGGTCACGACCCTCGAAATGAGAATTAATTCCTGCTTCCGACGAAGCATGAACGGCAAGCCTCTTCCATATGACAGCAAAGAGATGACGGCACTGGTTAGTTACATGGCCTGGCTGTCTGAGGGAATTCCAGTTGGGATTGAAATTCCAGAACGCGGGTTCCCACGCATTGAGCCAACCCGGCCGCCGGATCCAACCCAAGGAAAGAAGCTGTTTACGGCGAAGTGTGCGGTGTGTCATGGGCTTCATAGCGAAGACACCGCGGTTGCTCCTCATTTATGGGGTCCATATTCTTTTAACAATGGGGCTGGTATGGCACGAATTCCCACGCTGGCCGCATTCATCAGGCACAACATGCCGCGAGACCAGGGAGACACGCTCACGAAGGATGAGGCCTATGATCTAGCCGCATTTATTTTAAGCCAACCTCGTCCGGATTTTCCCGATCGAATTCATGACTATCCGAAAGGGCATGACCCGGACAAGGCACCACTGTTCTGA
- a CDS encoding c-type cytochrome — MNNHYRRTILSGVAGVLCWVVVGCSENGTNARESSPPATIAQVSVEKDLPEEFKDGETKFNTFCSPCHGVQAVGTAQGPPLVNKIYEPSHHADFAFQRAAAQGVKAHHWKFGNMPKIEGVTADDVTQIIGYVRWLQRQAGIS; from the coding sequence ATGAACAATCATTATAGGCGAACAATACTCAGCGGTGTGGCAGGGGTTCTTTGTTGGGTTGTCGTTGGATGTTCTGAGAATGGGACGAATGCCCGGGAATCCTCTCCGCCTGCTACCATCGCCCAAGTATCGGTAGAGAAAGACCTGCCAGAAGAATTCAAAGACGGCGAGACAAAATTCAATACATTTTGTTCTCCCTGCCATGGAGTGCAGGCCGTGGGAACGGCTCAAGGTCCCCCCTTGGTGAATAAAATCTATGAGCCCAGTCACCATGCGGATTTCGCGTTTCAGCGGGCTGCGGCTCAAGGGGTCAAAGCCCACCATTGGAAGTTTGGGAACATGCCGAAGATCGAAGGCGTGACTGCAGATGACGTCACGCAGATTATTGGCTATGTTCGGTGGCTTCAGCGCCAAGCTGGAATTTCCTAG
- a CDS encoding DsbA family protein: MNRRIQGIKKPENSPGEKNRIFRGLIGLLVCVGLLMINPGPGQAVVEDDVRVLREDMEQVKKDLAEIKSILQSAIKRPSPEKSTGTVGVTGGAMLGETDAPVTIVEFSDYQCPFCQRYSLTVFPVLKREYIDTGKVRYVFRDFPLSSIHQQAGKAHESAHCAGEFNKYWEMHDALFQNQNDLTVPSLKQYAADLGLDSTTFVECLDSGKYQVAIQKDVDDGGAAGIRGTPSFFIGKSGSGDSITGTIIRGAQPLAKFQTIIEQLLSDHGSDAGGVSPESDESPPARLP; the protein is encoded by the coding sequence ATGAATCGACGAATTCAGGGAATTAAGAAACCGGAGAACAGCCCAGGAGAAAAAAACAGGATCTTCCGAGGACTGATCGGCCTGCTGGTGTGTGTAGGTCTGCTCATGATTAATCCTGGACCCGGCCAGGCCGTAGTTGAAGACGATGTCAGAGTCCTTCGTGAGGATATGGAGCAGGTGAAGAAGGATCTTGCTGAAATTAAGAGCATCCTTCAGAGTGCGATAAAACGGCCAAGTCCCGAGAAAAGCACTGGCACCGTGGGTGTGACCGGGGGTGCGATGCTGGGGGAAACCGATGCGCCGGTGACGATCGTGGAATTCTCGGACTATCAATGCCCATTTTGCCAACGGTATTCATTGACGGTGTTCCCTGTGCTCAAACGTGAGTATATTGATACAGGAAAAGTTCGGTATGTCTTCAGAGATTTTCCCTTGAGCAGCATTCATCAACAAGCGGGAAAGGCTCATGAAAGTGCGCACTGCGCCGGAGAATTCAATAAATACTGGGAGATGCATGATGCGTTGTTTCAAAACCAGAATGATCTCACCGTTCCCTCGTTGAAACAATATGCGGCGGACCTCGGACTGGATTCTACGACGTTCGTGGAATGCTTAGATAGCGGGAAATACCAAGTTGCTATTCAGAAGGACGTTGATGATGGCGGAGCTGCGGGAATTAGAGGAACCCCATCGTTCTTTATTGGGAAAAGCGGCTCAGGAGACTCCATCACCGGAACGATTATCCGTGGAGCTCAACCGCTGGCGAAATTTCAAACCATTATCGAGCAGCTCCTCAGTGATCATGGGTCTGACGCTGGTGGTGTTTCCCCTGAATCCGATGAAAGTCCCCCCGCTCGTCTACCTTAG
- the rph gene encoding ribonuclease PH, with product MPRTDNRRADELRPVKITRPFTKYAEGSVLIEMGETKVVCTASVEEKVPPFLRDKGQGWITAEYGMLPRSTHDRMSREASKGKQGGRTLEIQRLVGRSLRAVTDMHQMGERSIWIDCDVIQADGGTRTASITGAYIALADAFTTLKEKGLIKQCPLLDYLAAISIGKIAGEIRLDLAYDEDSQADVDMNLVMTGNGRMVEVQGTAEQSPFSKKDLDDFLALGWEGIQRLITLQKELIGSIA from the coding sequence ATCCCGCGTACAGATAATCGACGGGCGGATGAACTGCGGCCTGTCAAAATTACTCGTCCCTTTACCAAATATGCCGAAGGATCGGTGCTTATTGAAATGGGAGAGACCAAGGTCGTGTGTACGGCCTCGGTGGAAGAAAAGGTTCCCCCTTTTTTACGGGACAAAGGACAAGGCTGGATTACCGCTGAGTATGGGATGTTGCCCCGGTCGACCCATGACCGGATGTCCCGTGAAGCCAGCAAAGGCAAGCAGGGTGGACGAACCCTGGAAATTCAACGGCTGGTGGGAAGATCGCTCAGGGCCGTCACGGATATGCATCAAATGGGAGAACGCTCCATTTGGATTGATTGTGATGTGATTCAAGCGGATGGGGGAACCAGGACTGCCTCTATCACGGGTGCCTACATTGCCCTGGCTGATGCCTTTACGACTTTGAAAGAGAAAGGGCTGATCAAGCAATGCCCGCTTCTGGATTATTTGGCGGCCATCAGTATTGGAAAGATTGCCGGGGAGATCCGGTTAGACCTGGCCTACGACGAAGACTCTCAAGCAGACGTGGATATGAATTTAGTCATGACCGGGAATGGGCGGATGGTTGAGGTGCAGGGAACCGCCGAACAATCTCCATTTTCCAAAAAAGATTTGGATGATTTTTTGGCCTTGGGATGGGAAGGGATTCAACGCTTGATTACCCTGCAGAAGGAGCTTATCGGCTCTATTGCCTAA
- a CDS encoding multicopper oxidase domain-containing protein: MGLKSWWDKWLRPIHLTGCMLLAMALDGTALAKTQPVRDFTVVVQEKTIELLGQPKKEVTVWAFGFEGQEATVPGPVIRVPMGTRVRVHFKNTHVLPHSMHFHGVHPFNMDGNGIRELGKEQLQMPRESYTYEWTPAAPGYYLYHCHFDTANHMDHGMYGFFIVEDPAWPKVDREILTVWDEWDIDGDGRYDTHTINSKSTPDEEPLTAKVGETVRLVMANVGAEVHAPHMHGVKWTVLDPDDLTPIDKDYNGVVSLASAQIKVVEFVPSNLGTWLFHCHVLPHVADDGLYHRGMLTRLNVLKGPS, translated from the coding sequence ATGGGACTGAAATCGTGGTGGGACAAGTGGCTCCGGCCTATTCACCTCACCGGTTGTATGCTGTTGGCGATGGCACTTGATGGAACGGCACTCGCCAAAACGCAGCCGGTCAGAGATTTTACGGTGGTTGTTCAGGAAAAGACCATTGAACTGTTAGGCCAACCCAAAAAAGAAGTGACCGTCTGGGCATTTGGATTTGAAGGTCAGGAAGCCACGGTTCCGGGTCCGGTTATTCGAGTACCCATGGGGACCAGGGTGCGAGTCCATTTTAAAAATACGCATGTGTTGCCTCATAGTATGCACTTTCATGGGGTACACCCCTTCAATATGGATGGGAACGGTATTCGGGAATTGGGCAAGGAACAGTTACAGATGCCCCGAGAGAGCTACACCTATGAATGGACTCCGGCTGCACCAGGTTATTACCTCTACCACTGTCACTTCGATACGGCTAATCATATGGACCATGGGATGTATGGTTTTTTTATTGTAGAAGATCCTGCCTGGCCTAAGGTGGACCGCGAAATACTGACAGTTTGGGACGAGTGGGACATAGATGGCGATGGACGGTACGACACGCATACGATCAATTCCAAATCCACGCCGGACGAAGAACCCTTGACCGCCAAGGTTGGAGAGACGGTTCGCCTCGTTATGGCCAATGTCGGTGCAGAGGTCCATGCGCCCCATATGCACGGTGTTAAATGGACCGTTCTTGACCCGGATGATCTGACTCCCATTGACAAGGATTACAATGGGGTCGTCAGCCTGGCTTCCGCTCAGATAAAAGTGGTCGAATTCGTCCCATCAAATTTGGGCACGTGGCTCTTCCATTGCCATGTGTTGCCCCATGTGGCGGATGATGGACTCTATCATCGAGGAATGCTCACCCGGCTCAACGTCCTGAAAGGACCATCGTAA
- a CDS encoding XTP/dITP diphosphatase, which yields MVIDSLVLATGNRHKVEEIQSILNDVGIPMLTLNEFPDFPAVNEDGLTCQANAVKKAVATAKYTGHWALADDTGLEVDALQGRPGVYAARYAGEHATYEDNCQKLLQELHGVPSDQRTARFITVVALANPDGETETVEGVLEGIITQEFHGTGGFGYDPVFYVPQLGKTLAEMTFAEKNRISHRAQAVTNAKSLLTTHRHLAQESGRSAAR from the coding sequence ATGGTCATTGATTCTTTAGTTCTGGCAACCGGGAATCGGCATAAAGTTGAGGAAATTCAGTCCATTCTCAATGATGTGGGCATACCCATGCTCACCTTGAATGAATTTCCTGATTTTCCGGCTGTTAATGAAGATGGGCTTACCTGTCAGGCCAATGCCGTGAAAAAGGCCGTGGCCACAGCCAAATATACCGGACACTGGGCCTTGGCGGACGATACCGGGTTGGAAGTGGATGCGTTACAGGGACGTCCAGGGGTTTATGCGGCCCGATACGCCGGCGAGCATGCAACATACGAGGATAACTGTCAAAAACTGTTGCAGGAATTACACGGGGTGCCTTCGGACCAGCGAACCGCCCGTTTTATCACCGTGGTGGCCCTGGCCAACCCGGATGGTGAGACGGAAACGGTTGAAGGCGTGTTAGAGGGAATTATTACCCAGGAGTTTCATGGAACGGGTGGATTCGGGTATGATCCAGTATTCTATGTTCCTCAATTAGGAAAAACACTAGCCGAGATGACCTTTGCAGAAAAAAATCGAATCAGCCATCGCGCTCAAGCGGTGACCAATGCCAAGAGTCTTCTCACCACACATCGCCATCTAGCACAAGAGTCGGGGCGTAGCGCAGCCCGGTAG
- the serS gene encoding serine--tRNA ligase, giving the protein MHDIRILSDQLDSLRSQLGARAGDIPWETVQTLAAQRRVLITQTEELRHQLKKGSDQIAELKRNKQPCEDATTALREIRDRIQTMDVELRTTEEQLQGQALRIPNIPHESVPPGKDEHENIEVRKWGIPPEFSFPAKSHQDLGEALGILDFKRATKIAGARFCVSMGLGALLERALANFMLDCHIQEHGYTEVLPPMLVNRPTMTGTGQLPKFAEDLFHFPEEDFFLIPTAEVPVTNLLREEILDAEQLPLRLVAYTSCFRREAGSYGKDTQGLIRMHQFQKVELVNFVRPEDSYDQLERLTQAAESILQKLALPYRVVALCSGDLGFSAAKTYDLEVWLPSQQRYREISSCSNFEAFQARRANIRFRSKKDKPQFLHTLNGSGLAIGRTVVAILENYQQADGTVHIPEALQPYMKGVDVIRPVPFP; this is encoded by the coding sequence ATGCACGATATCCGAATCCTTAGCGACCAACTCGACTCTCTCCGCTCCCAACTCGGTGCCCGGGCTGGCGATATTCCCTGGGAAACCGTCCAGACCTTAGCGGCCCAACGACGTGTCCTCATCACCCAAACCGAAGAGCTTCGTCACCAGCTCAAAAAAGGATCGGATCAGATTGCCGAACTGAAGCGTAACAAACAACCGTGCGAGGATGCCACAACCGCTCTTCGAGAAATTCGCGACCGCATCCAGACCATGGACGTGGAATTGCGCACCACCGAAGAACAATTACAAGGCCAAGCTCTTAGGATCCCCAATATTCCTCACGAATCAGTTCCGCCAGGGAAGGACGAACACGAGAACATTGAAGTGCGAAAATGGGGAATTCCACCGGAATTTTCCTTTCCGGCCAAATCCCATCAGGACCTGGGAGAAGCCCTCGGCATACTCGATTTCAAACGGGCCACCAAAATTGCCGGAGCCAGATTTTGCGTGTCGATGGGCCTGGGGGCGTTATTGGAAAGAGCGCTGGCCAATTTCATGCTTGATTGTCACATCCAGGAACATGGCTACACGGAAGTGCTTCCACCTATGCTCGTCAACCGGCCCACGATGACCGGGACCGGCCAGTTACCAAAGTTTGCCGAAGATCTCTTTCATTTTCCTGAAGAAGATTTCTTTCTCATTCCCACGGCAGAAGTTCCCGTCACCAACCTGCTGCGAGAGGAAATCCTGGACGCAGAACAACTCCCATTACGCCTTGTGGCCTATACCTCCTGTTTTCGGCGGGAGGCCGGATCCTATGGTAAGGACACCCAAGGCCTGATTCGCATGCACCAATTCCAAAAAGTGGAACTGGTCAACTTTGTTCGTCCGGAGGACTCCTATGACCAGCTGGAACGCCTGACCCAAGCCGCGGAATCCATTCTCCAAAAATTGGCCCTCCCCTATCGTGTTGTCGCGTTATGCTCCGGTGACCTGGGATTTTCTGCGGCCAAAACATATGATCTTGAAGTCTGGCTTCCTTCACAACAGCGGTATAGAGAAATCTCCTCCTGCAGTAACTTTGAAGCGTTTCAAGCCCGTCGTGCCAATATTCGATTCCGCTCTAAAAAGGACAAACCTCAATTTCTGCACACGTTAAACGGATCAGGTCTGGCCATTGGACGAACAGTGGTCGCCATTTTGGAAAACTATCAGCAAGCCGATGGGACCGTGCATATCCCTGAAGCCTTGCAACCCTATATGAAGGGAGTCGACGTCATCCGTCCGGTTCCTTTTCCATAA
- a CDS encoding M3 family oligoendopeptidase translates to MSKTLPSWDLQGLLRHPTKDFKRITNKLDSLISELEATRPQLSPDISAARFKKIWEQYETVTEYMTTLRAFSFLWFSENTKNQEARAFDTQVRNRLTDCSNRLVFLDLWWQSLDPTNAARLTAKAERFRYHLETLTRFTPHTLSEPEERILTIKSTTGRQALETLYGVTTNSLTFPMKVKGRTTRLTREQLMGYVRHPLPSVRRGAYHALFKVYGEHRDVLGEMYKSLVQDWGNEGLTLRHYASPMAVRNVTNDVPEKAVDALLKTCRKNAVIFQEYFRLKARLLKIKQFQRYDLYAPFAAKKSKYSFARAKEIVMEAYQAFSPELAQRAKRVLEENHLDAAIRPGKMGGAFCYSVLPTQTPYVLVNFTGEPRDVSTLAHELGHAVHAMMAREHSIFTFHSSLPLAETASVFGEHLLSDLLLQQENDPKVRAGLLVDQLDDAYATIMRQAYFVQFERQAHHMIQQGATIDALAQTYLTLLREQFGPRLPVDKEFQWEWLAIPHIFASPFYCYAYSFGSLLVLSLFQRYQAEGPSFVPRYLQLLSGGGSASPQDLLKPLQVDMNSTTFWQAGFTRIRGLVTELERSMP, encoded by the coding sequence ATGTCGAAGACTCTTCCATCCTGGGACCTTCAAGGTCTCTTGCGCCATCCGACCAAAGACTTCAAGCGGATCACCAACAAGCTTGACTCCCTCATTTCCGAACTCGAGGCAACACGACCGCAGTTATCCCCGGATATTTCTGCCGCCCGTTTCAAGAAAATCTGGGAGCAATACGAAACCGTCACCGAGTACATGACGACGTTGCGGGCCTTTTCGTTTTTATGGTTTTCAGAAAATACGAAAAATCAAGAAGCCCGCGCATTTGACACCCAGGTACGAAACAGACTGACAGACTGTTCTAATCGACTGGTCTTTCTTGACCTCTGGTGGCAAAGCCTCGATCCCACCAATGCGGCCCGGCTAACCGCAAAAGCCGAGCGGTTTCGGTACCATCTGGAGACCCTGACTCGTTTCACACCCCATACCTTGAGTGAGCCTGAAGAACGGATTTTAACCATTAAAAGTACGACCGGTCGCCAGGCTCTCGAAACATTGTATGGCGTCACCACGAATAGTTTGACATTTCCCATGAAAGTGAAAGGCCGGACGACCCGTCTGACCCGCGAACAACTCATGGGATATGTCCGGCATCCCCTGCCTTCTGTTCGTCGAGGAGCCTACCACGCGCTATTCAAGGTTTATGGTGAACACCGGGATGTCCTTGGAGAAATGTATAAAAGCCTGGTTCAGGATTGGGGAAATGAAGGCCTCACCTTGCGGCATTACGCTTCTCCTATGGCCGTGCGCAATGTCACGAATGATGTCCCCGAAAAAGCCGTCGATGCTCTGCTCAAAACCTGCCGAAAGAATGCCGTCATTTTCCAGGAATATTTTCGGTTAAAGGCACGGCTACTGAAGATAAAACAGTTTCAACGTTACGATCTCTATGCTCCCTTCGCGGCGAAGAAATCCAAATATTCTTTTGCCCGGGCGAAAGAGATAGTGATGGAAGCGTATCAAGCCTTTTCCCCGGAATTGGCCCAACGGGCGAAGCGGGTTCTTGAAGAGAATCACCTTGATGCCGCGATTCGGCCCGGCAAAATGGGCGGAGCTTTTTGCTATAGCGTGCTCCCCACGCAGACTCCTTATGTCCTGGTAAATTTCACCGGAGAGCCCCGTGATGTCTCGACCTTAGCACATGAACTGGGTCATGCCGTCCACGCGATGATGGCAAGGGAGCATTCCATCTTCACGTTTCATTCGTCGCTCCCTCTGGCGGAAACGGCCTCTGTGTTTGGCGAGCACCTGCTCTCCGATTTACTTCTCCAACAGGAAAATGACCCGAAGGTCAGGGCGGGACTTCTTGTCGATCAACTCGACGATGCGTATGCCACCATTATGCGACAGGCCTACTTTGTTCAATTTGAACGGCAAGCCCATCACATGATTCAACAAGGCGCGACCATAGATGCTCTCGCTCAAACCTATCTGACCCTTCTTCGTGAGCAATTCGGGCCTCGCCTACCCGTGGACAAGGAGTTTCAATGGGAATGGTTAGCCATTCCTCATATCTTTGCCAGTCCGTTTTATTGCTACGCCTACAGCTTTGGCAGTCTATTAGTCTTGTCGTTGTTTCAACGCTATCAAGCAGAAGGGCCTTCATTCGTCCCTCGATACCTGCAATTGCTGTCAGGAGGTGGGTCGGCCAGTCCTCAAGACCTGCTCAAACCCCTACAGGTAGATATGAACTCTACGACATTCTGGCAGGCGGGATTTACACGGATCCGTGGGCTAGTTACTGAACTGGAACGAAGTATGCCGTGA
- a CDS encoding alginate export family protein yields the protein MFEVVRKAGTTVLIGSAIAVLLSFIQVTAVGGTEGGPLIGALSDTTPANQSGQPDEASPGLNREILDQGTTEQRAIMRPDGSIRVLRKSPFTIENTIDGPRWLHLGVEHRTRYETYNEPFRLNQVGSDQQLPLHTLVRLGIRYDPIRFFTEFIDARAFLTDNGSTIPSGTEDQTDILQLYGGLGSSNLLGLGVPAELTVGRFTMDFGNRRLIRRGNFRNVPVSFTGLHLALGEEKLHLRSFVVEPVFQFENKGDTEEHGTMFWGFFLGQRQISWLQTDLYVYFLNETDRPPNTDSRRRHFQTPGLRVFKPNAVGQMDYEIESIWQFGNLAEAPGSAQTLDHFAHFQHVEVGYTFDIPWTPRFLVQYDYASGDRNPNDNKDQRFDTLFGGVNFELNPAGIWGPFRRSNINSPGYRLHLTPSKDFSFFVAHRFFWLAQAKDQWVGTGLQDRSGKAGKFLGQHFEARAHWIATENVVFETGLAYLLKGSFIENLQQPGKPNNKNSTYFYVSTTLTF from the coding sequence GTGTTTGAGGTAGTACGGAAAGCCGGAACGACGGTCTTGATCGGCTCCGCGATCGCCGTGCTCCTATCTTTCATTCAAGTTACTGCAGTTGGAGGAACTGAAGGGGGCCCTCTGATTGGAGCCCTCTCTGACACAACGCCCGCCAACCAGTCAGGTCAACCCGATGAAGCGTCTCCGGGATTAAACCGGGAAATTTTAGATCAAGGAACCACCGAGCAGCGTGCGATCATGCGACCTGATGGATCAATACGCGTGCTGCGAAAAAGTCCTTTCACCATCGAAAACACGATTGACGGACCTCGATGGTTGCATCTGGGGGTTGAACATCGCACGCGGTACGAAACCTATAATGAGCCGTTTCGCCTCAATCAGGTTGGCAGCGATCAGCAGCTTCCCCTTCATACCCTCGTGCGATTGGGAATCCGATATGATCCGATCCGTTTCTTTACGGAATTTATCGATGCCCGCGCCTTCCTAACCGACAACGGATCCACAATTCCGAGCGGGACTGAAGATCAAACAGACATCCTCCAACTCTATGGAGGCTTGGGCTCGTCGAATCTCCTCGGACTCGGAGTCCCGGCCGAACTCACGGTTGGGCGTTTCACCATGGATTTCGGTAACCGACGATTAATCAGAAGAGGAAACTTCCGGAATGTCCCGGTTTCATTCACCGGCCTCCATTTGGCGCTGGGAGAAGAGAAATTACATCTCCGAAGCTTTGTCGTCGAACCGGTTTTCCAATTTGAAAATAAAGGCGATACTGAAGAACACGGAACGATGTTCTGGGGATTTTTTCTTGGGCAGCGACAGATCTCCTGGCTCCAAACCGATCTGTATGTGTATTTTCTCAATGAAACAGATCGCCCCCCCAATACCGACAGTCGAAGGCGTCATTTCCAGACACCGGGGTTACGCGTCTTTAAACCGAATGCCGTAGGACAGATGGATTACGAAATTGAATCAATCTGGCAATTCGGGAATCTGGCGGAAGCACCCGGGAGCGCTCAGACGCTTGATCATTTTGCCCATTTCCAGCATGTGGAGGTCGGCTATACCTTCGATATCCCTTGGACTCCCCGATTTTTGGTCCAATATGATTATGCCAGCGGTGACCGCAATCCCAACGACAATAAGGATCAACGATTCGATACCCTCTTTGGAGGTGTGAACTTCGAATTAAATCCGGCTGGTATTTGGGGCCCCTTCCGTCGTTCGAATATCAACTCGCCCGGTTATCGTCTGCACCTGACACCCAGTAAGGATTTTTCCTTCTTTGTGGCGCATCGTTTTTTCTGGCTTGCCCAGGCCAAGGACCAATGGGTCGGGACGGGCCTACAAGATCGCTCTGGCAAAGCCGGAAAATTTCTGGGACAACACTTCGAGGCACGAGCTCATTGGATCGCGACAGAAAACGTGGTATTTGAAACGGGCTTAGCGTATTTATTGAAAGGAAGTTTCATTGAAAACCTGCAACAACCGGGAAAACCCAATAACAAGAATTCAACGTATTTCTATGTTTCCACGACATTAACATTTTAA